The stretch of DNA AAGAAAAAGACACCTCTTTCATCAGGTTCAATGATGGGGATTGTAACCATAAAAGTGTCTTACGACATGTTACTCAAAGCAACGACTGGTTTTTCTTCAGAAAATCTACTTGGGATGGGCTCTTTTGGATCCGTGTTTAAAGGGATTCTGGATGGAAAGACCGTTGCAGTGAAAGTTCTCAACTTGCAACGCCGTTGTGCATCTAAAAGTTTCATGGCAGAATGCAACGCGTTAAGAAATGTCCGTCACAGGAATCTGATAAGCATCATAACAGCTTGTTCTAGTATCGACTTTCAGAGAAATGATTTTAGAGCACTAGTGTACGAGTTCATGCCTAATGGAAGCCTAGACAGATGGTTACATGGAGTCGACAGAAACATGAGCCTTGCTCAAAGAGTGGATGTAGCGATTGATGTGGCCCATGCAATCAGCTATCTACACCATGAGTGTGAAACTCCAATAGTGCATTGTGACTTGAAACCTAGCAACATATTGCTTGACAATGACATGGTCGCTCATGTTGGAGATTTTGGATTAGCAAGGTTTCTTACTCAGCCTCGACATCCAAATCAAAGTAGTACAATTGGAATTAAGGGAACTGTAGGCTATGCTGCTCCAGGTAATAATCGTGTTATTCCTATTTATATTTAGTCTGACAAAAATCATATAACTATATTATCATCAAAAGACTAAGATGCACAAACTCAGTAATCTGCTCGACTTAATGCTAAAGTAGTACCTGTAATAATATTTCACCTAAAATACTCTCACGCATGCACAGTTAGTGACCTTACCTAGCTAACACATATTCATAGTAAATGAATTTTCTAAGGCTTGCATATTTATCTACTACCCATTTATGCGTCTAAGCATTTGCATTGGGTTGACATGTCAGAGTATGGACTCGGAAGTGAGCCATCTACAGAGGGTGATGTTTACAGCTATGGCATATTGCTACTTGAGCTTATGACAGGAAAGAGTCCGACAGACAGTATGTTCAAGGAAGGCTACAGCCTTCATCTACATGCAGAAGCAGCATTACCTGACCAAGTCTTGCAAATTGTGGATCCATCGCTTGAAGGAGATAACCTCACCGAAGAAGCCGAAGACCCAAGGGCAATCCAAGGTGAGCTTGAACGAAGAGTGGAATGCATTAGTACCGTGATCAGTGTAGGAGTGTCGTGCTCAAATCATTTGCCACAACAGCGAATGAACATAGTTGACGCGAGAAGCAGGCTTCAATCAGCAAGAGACAACCTTGTTGGTGCTAGAAACAGGCGTAATCGTCCTGCAAGAGGTAAAACATTAGACATATCATGAGTTTATTGTTAAAGAATGATTCTGAAAGTTTCAAATTGCTTAGAAGTTCTATCTATTAACATTATTTGTACTTGTAGCGCTGATGGTTACAGAGGCCTGACCGCCTAAGGTTGATTACAATCAGAAAACAAGCGTCCGCCAAATGAAGTCGCAAGAGAGAATTATTAGGACTTCAAATGTACCACAGTTGAATGTAAAATGCTTTTAAGTTCCTGTCAGTTTGCTGTAAACATGACTAATAAAATGTTATGTACTCTAGTACTCTACTACTTATCATCATGTAATTATGCTTGTGTTTTCACAAAGCTAGCTTTCTAGCTGGTTTGCTTCATATGTCAGACTGCAGCTTCGGAAGTTGTTATGTGCTTCATTACTTATCATGTAATTatgtattatgttttattaagGCTACCTGGTATCTTGTGTTACGAGCATAACATTCACATAAAATGTACAATTAATTCGACACGACCTACACAAACAGGTGCTCTGAGAGGCTAATCTCAATTATGCAAATTGATGGCTAAGTTTTTCCAATCGAATTTATGGCATGATAACAAGTATCAATATGAACTGCAGGAACTAAGAAACAGAAATATAAATTATACCTTTCTAAATTCTTCAATTTATTTGACCGTCACGACAAGTGAAATGCATAATTTTCAGTGATCAATGATCAGTGTCGGAGTGTCATGCTCCAACCATTTGCGAAACAAATAATGAAAATAACCGACGCCAAAAGCAGGCTTCAATGAGCAAGAGACAACCTTCTGAATGCGAGAAAAAAGCGTAATCTTCCTGCAAGAGGAAGTATATCAGATATTTCCGAATTCCGAGTCACGAAATATTTACAGTTACgaagtgattacaagtgaagctAACAAGTAACAATACACAAATTCTGCTTGTGACATTAACGATTGCAGGAGCCTTAAGGTtgatttttaccaaaacaatttatgaTCCGCAAACTCCACAATAACTAAAATCTGGGTTTTGCTGATTAGGGTTTTGCTAATTCATTGCCTTGATTAGAATAACATCTAATCAGATGCAATGGTATTTTACAGGTAACCTTAATTGTGCAATTAGATTCAAAAAGAatttgaattaaaaaaaaaaaaaaacttgaattaaataagaaatttCTCATAGTAATCCAGAGACTTACATTTTGCCAACGTTTTCACTTTTTAGGGAGCTTACGTTCTCCATTGCAAAAAAAGTGCGCATCTAATAGTATCCTTGTTGTGGAAGCTctcgtttaaaaaaaaaaaaaaaaaaaaaattttagcagctaaatactttgaaatctcaaagttaattgtggagggtgataatttatgtgttattaactcaatcCGAGCTACTTGGTAAATTTCTTGGAAAATTTCATTTtgtgatgaagtgataattaaacatttcTTTCGTGAAAGcttggcaaaacgggtcaacgggtcgggttcggattgggttagttcgggtcgggttaattcgggtcgggttaattcgggtttctcattgatttcgggttaactcgggtcaaacgggtcgggttgtttcaggtcgggtcattttcgggtcaatgaataatagagaaataacaatttcaagtcttttcagttcatttagagttatattttatcgggtcattttcgggtttggtggtttcggatcaggtcattttcgggtttggccAGTACGGGTTAAGAAAGCTcaggtcatgttcgggtcgggtcgggtcaattcgggtttccgggtcacattcgggtgatgtagttcgggtcacttcgggtttcgggtcgggtcaattgggtcgggttgcttttgtcaGGTCtacgtgaagccaacaaggttgctgacttcatgacttctattggacattcatgtccaactctttccaGGTGGTTTGATAgacggtggcttcaacttacctccatCATTCGAAAAGATGAGAAAGGTTGGTCTTATCCTAGAgaatcaacctagttttcttacttaataaaaaaaaaaatagtactaTGATAACAGGGATTGAGTACTTGTTATAGGTCCCGAGGATTACCacttcttaataataataataataataataataataataataaaggttGTAGGACGGTCTTATTTTAGAATTTGATTAATATTTGGTCCTCACAAAAGTTTCTCAAGCTTAAATGCTATCCAGTTAAATTAAATAAGATTAGTGTTCATTAGagttctttaattttttttattcacTATGAGCTAGCTAGAGGTGTATCTATCACGAACAAAGTGAAGGAAGAGGACAAGGACTCGAGTAAGACTTCGGCTATATTGATCTCAatacagttagtcttgctgaagacggatcagagcaagtgacgggtaatgtcactcacaaaccggataagggggacaaggtgggggcacccccatgtgttttcctctctcctctatttgggtcatttgtgagaggaaatggtatccgtcactccaaagtaacggatacgtgccgtcttcaatgagattttgtgatgttTTATATAACATTGTGTTGTACCACCTTTTGGTTTTAGGATGAGTTATCTCAATACCTATATAAGTATCATATTTCGTGAGATTGTACAGATACTTAAACTTCACAaatatctaactccattccaaaaaaCTACAATCAAACATTAAAATGAATTGAACCAATTTCAATTCATTTCTCAAGTTCCAACCAAACACACCTTAGGTTACTCATTCCATCGGCCATCGCAACCATTTGTATAAAATTAAATTCCTCCTAAAAAAACAATAAGCAATAGTGAGTAATTGTATAGAGGAAACATACTATGTCAATTGTTATGTAAGAACGTTAATTTTAATTGCAAGACTCTTCTAAAATGTCTTTTAAGTAATATAATACATTTTCGAGTGTTGTTACGAGCACCCAATTTTTTttacagctagtcttgctatagacggatatatccgtctatagcaaaagacgggtcaaatagtaACTAAGAGGATAAAGTGTAAAAAAATGGCGGGAGTGTTGATGCAAAGGCAATATAGGAAAACGTGAAACTCGAGGCACAGGTGGAATGAATGATTGACCCAGAGAGTCATGCTCTATTATCTAACAACCACAGGCCATAGCTAATAACACGACTCGCGTCTAACCCAACACCAGAACTCAAGAACCGAGCTTGACCTGGTCTAATATAACTCGATCCAAACGTTTATTGTTGCACACTGAATATTATCCATAAATAACTTAATAATAATTGACGACAAAGACCCGAACTCGACCTGACCTAAATTCTGCAAATCCAaaattttgttttcattgcattccCGGTTTCTACTAATCATCTCAAGCAGGACTATAGCTTGCTGTTCGGAATTTTCAAAAAGTTCAACCTTGCAAGCGGGCATAGCAAATAGGTAAACACCGGGTaaggccgtcacaaatgagaatttgtgataggTAAAAGGCAAAACGCGACGAGGGACTGCACAAGGGAGCAAGCCCATCTCTGAATACAGCAAATAACTCTTGTATAACTGTAGTCTGTAGGTGTAGAATTAttacaaaacaaaataaagagtGAAAGTCTTTGTAAATTACAATAGGACGGACTCATAGACTTAAATATCGACTCTACACAAGGACttaggccttgttcttttggactgaaattgtctgaactgaactgaactgaactgaacttaatggagctgaactgaactgaactgaaataataataaaaagattatattaataataataataataataataataataataataataataaatattataataaatattataataaaaataataccaataataataataaatattataataatattattcattaataataataatatattaatataatctaataataataatctaataagatatataaaaaataaaatattaatataataataaataaagtaataataataatatattagtaatataaatgataacattattaataataatataatatattaataataataactaaaaaataaataatataataataataataataataataataggtctaatataataacttattaacataataatattaaatataataataataataataataataataataaatatgtgattaataatattaataatgagtatattaataaaataataaatattaaataataacttattaatataataatattaaatataataataataataaatatgttatgaataatattaataataataaatatattaataaaataataaataaaatataataaataaaatataataataataatgataataataaatgtattaaatataaatataataatataaacaatacgaattaattattaataaatataatagtaatataataaatataaaaatataataataataataataacaatagtaaatacattaatataaaaataataataagaatatcaataagaataataatagtaatgttgaaatgaaatgaactaatcaactaatcaatcaatcaattgaattgaattgagctTGAATCAATTGAGTGAAATTtgaatcgaatggagccgaatcgattagaatcaaattaagtccaaaagaacagggccttaaatATCGATTCAATGAACTCTTCCATTTTCTCAAGAGTAATTACATTATTGATTGTACTGTAAGCCACTTTGCACCAAAGAAATGCGAATCGAGAACCTGCTTTGAATGCTACTCTTGAAAATTCCACATTCACAATTCCACATTGATAAagcattattatttaattaagtaAATTTCACAttcaaataaagaaataaataaaatttcggATTTCACAAATATGGAAATCAGAGTACGACAACGAGAAAGTTTCACATTCAAATTCTTGTACTCCAACTTCTTGTCAAGCTCTAACAAGCACGGCTAACAGCCAAGAGTCCtccggaaaaaaaaagaaaaaaagatccCACTCCTTGACAATTATTACTagaaaaattcttgtgtcctGAAAAACCATACTTCTTACACAATTACACTTACGCATTTATAATATTTCATTTGATGAATTGCTGGAGGACGGTCCTCCCGAAGGACACAAAATTTTTTCTTATTATTATGCATACAATTCTTTCCAACAAGCAGCTCTTATTTCTGAGTTAGACAACTCACATTCTAGTACCCTGCCTTGCATGCAAGTGAATTCCAAATTAAGTGGTCATTATCTCTCAACCTAAGATTATTCTAACTTAGAATAATGTTTATGCAAAAGATAGGACATCGTGAAACGGTTTCctataatagtataacttcatACTCCTAAGACGATTTTGCGTAAATATAATTATAAACATGGAAAAAAGTAGTTATAAAATTGTATCCGTTTTACATTATACAGTATAAAACCACCTTATTACTTAAGTAGCCAAACTTATACGTAACAAACCAAACATGTAGGGAGTATTTATGAAAAGTTGAATGATCAAAACTGAAGAAATGTTGATCAAGAGATCGGCTAACGATAGGAGAACATCATACATGGGGCCTCAAGTTAAGCTGCCTGCTTCCTAAGGTAATATAAGCTTGTCTTTACTTCCAAGATTTTCTGTCGTGTGTGGCTCAGAAGCTAAGTCGTTAACAAAATGGTGTCACTTAGGATCGGACTTTATGAGAAGGAAGACACACCACATGCCATGTCGGCCTGTCGGTTTCATAGAACAAACGTTTGCATAAATAAAGCTAAATCCTTTTCATGCCATgttttattaaaattaatcagATTTCAAAATAAAACTGGAAAATGGCTTACAGAGTTCCGAAGTCCGAACCAAAGATACCATGTATTACTCATCCCATCGGCCATCGCAATCATTTGTATAGAGGAAACATATTCTGCCAATTGTTATATAAGAACGTTGATTTTAATTGCAAAATTCTTCTAAAATGTCTTTTGAGTAACATAATACATTTTCGATCACCCAATTTTAACTAAGAGGATAAACTGTCTACGAAAATGGCGGGAGTGTAAATGCAAGGCAAGATAGGAAAACGTGAAATTTGGGGCACAGGTGAAATGATTGAGACCCAAGATAGTCCTTGAATCGTGAAATTTGGGCCACATTGACCTTAAACCATGCTCTATTCTCTAACAAGTAACAACCACAGGCCACGGCTGACAGGCAAGAGTTAGTTTTGATTAAAGGTGCATTAATTCAAATTATTGATGATGACAAGTACTTGACATAACTGTATCATTACCCGTAAGAGTTGATGATGATCAGTACCTGACAAGTTCATTAGTTCAAATTGTATAATGATCATCAATCATCATCAACAATTTCGCGTCGTTTGAAATAAATGTCATTTACCTGCAGGTGTTGAAGATGACAAGTTCAATAATTCAAATTGTATAATGATCATCATCTAGAGTGACGGACCAGTGGCATCGGACATTAAAAAAACAATAGAAAGACAAGCATTTGAGGTGTTTGTCAACAGTTGATAGATCGAGTCACTAGTCTAGATCTCGCCCAATGTATACACTACACATAACTTTTCATTATTTACTCTGTTTTTTTATAAATTTTAGGCATCTCAGGAATTTTCATATTTCACCTCAATACGACGGTCTAAGTGGTAATGTTTGGTAAGATTTATGTACCAGTCAAATTCCGCTGCAAAGTTCACAGCCATGAGCCAGTATGTCGAGAATACGAGAACATGTTATATCAGATCCCTTGTAATCACCGTCTCCATGGCTGGCATATAAAGCAATAAAAAAATATCACTTCAAGAACTTCTGTAGTGTGTGGCCCAGAAaccaactttttttttaaaaaaaaaaaatacgggCCAAAAATTTATCGAAATAGTGTCGCTTAGAATCAGAAAAATATGAGAAGGAAGACACGCCATGACATGTGAGGTTCATAGAACAAACGTCAACCAAAATGGCGTAGTTGCATAGAAAACAAAATTAAGCTAGTCTTTTAATGTTTTCTTTGTTCAAAATTAATCATATTTCAAAATAAAACTGCAAAATGGCTTACAGAGATTCGTACCTGCGCCGCTGCACTGTACACAGAGTGACGGACCAGTGTAGTATCGAACATCGAACATTAAAAACAATAGAAAAACAAAAGAATTTGAGGTGCTTGTCAACAGTTGATCAAGTCATTTAACACAAGTGCTTTACATAAACACTCTTTCCAGAGTAATTACGGCAGTGATATGATGTCAATTCTTCCGGAAAAAGAGCAAACATAATCTTTTATGTGTCACTGGCTAAAGGCAAAAACTAGTAAAATTTAAACAAAAATAGGTAATGCTAGATATTTAAGGTGCAGCATCTTAAATTACTGACTAATATGACTATCTTAAAATTTAAGGTGCTTAGCTTGATTCTCATATGTTTATTTTTGCTTCTAAATGCCTTAGGCATGGAGAGGGTGATTATAAGAGACCTAATATCGCATGTGCTCTAATTCTCCACACACTGGCTCAAGGCTGTGAACTTTTCAGTTGAACTTATCAGTGGTGTGCAAGCACTCTCAATCTCTCCACTTAATAAACAGTTTAGGATCGTGATTTGTTTACACAACAAACTATATATAATAAACTGCGAGTATTAAACAAGCCAGCCTGCTAGCCATGTCCATAGAGAAAATGCCGTGCTGTGTTACGTGTCTTCCATTTTCCAGCTCCTTGAATTCCGATCATACATGGACCCAATATTGTAAAATACTTTCAAATTGACACAATTTTgctgatttttttatttttaaacatTATCTTGAAAAAAGGTTCGGCAATGAGACCAAAGAATAAATCATGCAACAGTAATAATGGTGAAGTGTTTACCGTAGTAGATGGTGCAATTACCCTTGGCTAACTACGAGACGTAGGCCAGAGAATAAATCATCATTTAAATGCCTATATATATGAAAGAGTGATCAACTTCAAAAGCATCTCACACCAACTAAACTGCTGACAATTCTACAAAATGAAACCAATCCAAAATAAAAGTCCAAGTTTTATTTCTCCCGTGTGCAACAAACGAGCCTTTCTACTCATCTTTCTTTTTATTATGCAAAATATTACACTAAGTTTAGCACTACGTAGCATTGACCACCCAGGCAATGCGACCGACCATGCCGCGCTGTTGGTCATCAAGAGCCAACTAAAGGTTCCTTCAAACTGGGTTTTAAGCTCATGGAACGACTCTATTCACCACTGTTCTTGGGAGGGAGTCAAATGTGGGCGTAAACATAAACGAGTGACTGTACTAGATTTGAGTTCTAGAGGTTTGGCAGGAACCATATCTCCTTTCATAGGAAATCTAAGCTTTCTTAAGATCCTTAACCTTTACAATAATAGCCTATATGGAGAAATTCCCACTCAATTAGGTCATCTAATCAGGCTTAATGAACTACAGTTATATAACAACACACTTGTAGGTGAAATTCCAGCCAACATATCTCGTTGTGTTAACCTTAGAGTGTTTTACTTAGCCAACAACAAGCTAGAGGGAAAACTCCCAACAGGACTAGGAGCATTGTCGAAGCTAACACACTTTCGTGTGCAAATTAACCATCTTAAGGGGTCTCTTTTTGACATTATACAAAATCTCACTTCTTTAGTAAAAATATATGCTTATGAAAACTCATTTACAGGAACTATCCCAAACAGCATTAATAGGATGCAAAATCTAACCAGACTTGGAGTTGGAGGAAATGAACTCTCAGGCAGACTTCCCACATCCTTTTTTAATCTCTCATCCCTACAATATCTTGATTTTGATGAAAACCAACTACATGGAGAACTTCCAGCAGATGTTGGCGTCAATATTCCCCAACTCACATGGTTGAACCTTGAGCATAACAATTTCACAGGATTAGTTCCAATCACAATCCAAAACCTTACAGCTCTTGAAGCTATTGGACTCGGTTATAATAATTTTATAGGAAATGTTCCTTTTTATGTTGGGAATTTTCATAAGCTAAATTATTTATCTCTTGGAGGGAACTTCCTAGAAGGTGACATTAATCTTATAGATACACTTGTTAACTGCACCCAATTACATGCCCTCATTTTGGGATCGAATTATTTTTCAGGAATATTACCCAAATCTGTTGCCAATCTCTCCACCTCTTTGCAAGTGCTCGATATACGAAATACTCAGATAAGTGGAAAAATTCCAGAAGGTATTACCAATCTCAACAATCTTGAGCTATTATGGATGTACAACTGTAAATTAACGGGATTTATCCCTCAAGATTTCGGGAAGCTCTACAAATTGGAACTACTTCATCTGGAGTCCAACAATTTAAAAGGTAAAATTCCCAATTCCATGGCCAATTTATCATACTTGAGTGAGTTTTATTTAGATGACAACAAATTGGAAGGGAGTATACCTCCAAACCTTAGGAATTGCCAAAGCTTGTTGTACCTGAATTTATCACATAACGAACTCAATGGAACCTTGGATAATGAGCTATTTGATGGATCTGCTAGATTTGTTGAGCTAGATTTGTCTTCTAATTATTTGGAAGGCTCCCTACCTTTGGAGATGGGTAAACAAAATAACCTAGTATTATTAGGACTAGATAACAATAAGTTTTCGGGTATCATTCCAGATAGTCTCGGTGACTGTTCTGACCTTCAACACCTCTTCATGGATGGAAATTCTTTCCAGGGAAATATTCCGTCATCCTTCGCTTCTTTGGCTAGCCTCCAAGAAATTGACTTTTCTCGAAACAATTTATCTGGACCAATTCCAGCCTTCTTCTCtaaatttcctatattatattatCTTAACTTATCTTATAACGACTTTGAGGGAAGTGTTCCAACGAACTTAGTATTTGCAAATGCAAGTGCGGTCTTTGTTGCTGGCAATAACAGACTTTGTGGAGGAATAAAACAGCTTCACTTACCAAAGTGCATTGAGAAGAAAAGCTcgggaaaaaagaaaagaataatgtCTCATGCCCTTAAATTGATAATCCCAATTGTTGGCGCACTATTTGGGATGGTGGCCATAGCATCAGGGCTGTATCTGGCATGTCTCAAAAAGAAAAAATCACCTCTTTCATCAGATTCAATGATGGGGATTGTAACCATGAAAGTGTCGTACGACATGTTACTCAAAGCAACGGATGGTTTTTCTTCAGAGAATCTACTTGGGATGGGATCTTTTGGATCCGTGTTTAAGGGGATTTTGGATGGAAAGGCCGTTGCAGTGAAAGTTCTCAACTTGCAACACCGTTGTGCATCTAAAAGTTTCATGGCAGAGTGCAACACGTTAAGGAATGTCCGTCATCGGAATCTAATAGGCATCATAACAGCTTGTTCAAGTATTGACTTTCAGAGAAATGATTTTAGAGCACTAGTATACGAGTTCATGCCCAATGGAAGCCTAGACAGATGGTTACATGGAGTCGACGGAAACATGAGCCTCGCTCAAAGGGTGGATTTAGCGATTGATGTGGCCCATGCAATCAGCTATCTCCACCATGAGTGTGAAACTCCAATAGTGCACTGTGACTTGAAACCTAGCAACATATTGCTTGACAATGACATGGTCGCTCATGTTGGAGATTTTGGATTAGCAAGGTTTCTTACTCAACCTCGACATCCGAATCAAAGTAGTACAATTGGAATTAAGGGAACTGTAGGCTATGCTGCTCCAGGTAATAATCGTGTTATTCCTATTTATATTTAGTCTGAAAAAAATCATATAACTATATTATCATCAAAAGACCCCTTCATGCATGCACAGTTAGTGACCTTACCTAGCTAACATAGATTCATAGTAAATGAATGTTCTAAGGCTTGCCTATGTATATCTGATACCCAATTATGCGTCTAAGCCTTTGCATTGGGTTCACATGTCGAGTATGGGCTCGGAAGTGAGTCATCTACGAGAGGGTGATGTTTACTGACTATGGCATATTGTTACTTGAGCTAATGACAGGAAAGAGTCCGACAGACAGCATGTTCAAGGATGGCTACAACCTTCATCTACATGCAAAAGCGGCATTACCTGACCAAGTCATACAAATTGCGGACCCATCGCTTGAAGAAGATAATCTCACTGAAGAAGACGAAGACCCAAGGGCAATCCAAGATGAGCTTCAACGAAGAGTGGAATGCATTACTACTGTGATCAGTGTAGGAGTGTCGTGCTCAAATCATTTGCCACAACAGCGAATGAACATAGTTGACGCGAGAAGCAGGCTTCAATCAGCAAGAGACAACCTTGTTGGTGCTAGAAACAGGCGTAATCGTCCTGCAAGAGGTAAAACATTAGACATATCATGAGTTTATTGTTAAAGAATGATTCTGAAAGTTTCAAATTGCTTAGAAGTTCTATCTATTAACATTATTTCTACTTGTAGCGCTGATGGTTACAGAGGCCTGACCGCCTAAGGTTGATTACAATCGAAAAAACAAGCGTCCGCCAAATGAAGTCGCAAGAGAGAATTATTAGGACTTCAAATGTACCAGAGTGTGTCATGCTCCAACCATTTGTGACGCGGATAATGAAAATAACCGACGCCAAAAGCAGGCTTCAATGAGCAAGAGACAACCTTCTGAATGCGAGAAAAAAGGCGTAATCTTCCTGCAAGAGGAAGTATATCAGATATTTCCGAATTCCGAGTCACGAAATATTTACAGTTACgaagtgattacaagtgaagctAACAATACACAA from Silene latifolia isolate original U9 population chromosome 10, ASM4854445v1, whole genome shotgun sequence encodes:
- the LOC141605029 gene encoding putative receptor-like protein kinase At3g47110 translates to MTGKSPTDSMFKDGYNLHLHAKAALPDQVIQIADPSLEEDNLTEEDEDPRAIQDELQRRVECITTVISVGVSCSNHLPQQRMNIVDARSRLQSARDNLVGARNRRNRPARALMVTEA
- the LOC141605023 gene encoding uncharacterized protein LOC141605023, which translates into the protein MKPIQNKSPSFISPVCNKRAFLLIFLFIMQNITLSLALRSIDHPGNATDHAALLVIKSQLKVPSNWVLSSWNDSIHHCSWEGVKCGRKHKRVTVLDLSSRGLAGTISPFIGNLSFLKILNLYNNSLYGEIPTQLGHLIRLNELQLYNNTLVGEIPANISRCVNLRVFYLANNKLEGKLPTGLGALSKLTHFRVQINHLKGSLFDIIQNLTSLVKIYAYENSFTGTIPNSINRMQNLTRLGVGGNELSGRLPTSFFNLSSLQYLDFDENQLHGELPADVGVNIPQLTWLNLEHNNFTGLVPITIQNLTALEAIGLGYNNFIGNVPFYVGNFHKLNYLSLGGNFLEGILPKSVANLSTSLQVLDIRNTQISGKIPEGITNLNNLELLWMYNCKLTGFIPQDFGKLYKLELLHLESNNLKGKIPNSMANLSYLSEFYLDDNKLEGSIPPNLRNCQSLLYLNLSHNELNGTLDNELFDGSARFVELDLSSNYLEGSLPLEMGKQNNLVLLGLDNNKFSGIIPDSLGDCSDLQHLFMDGNSFQGNIPSSFASLASLQEIDFSRNNLSGPIPAFFSKFPILYYLNLSYNDFEGSVPTNLVFANASAVFVAGNNRLCGGIKQLHLPKCIEKKSSGKKKRIMSHALKLIIPIVGALFGMVAIASGLYLACLKKKKSPLSSDSMMGIVTMKVSYDMLLKATDGFSSENLLGMGSFGSVFKGILDGKAVAVKVLNLQHRCASKSFMAECNTLRNVRHRNLIGIITACSSIDFQRNDFRALVYEFMPNGSLDRWLHGVDGNMSLAQRVDLAIDVAHAISYLHHECETPIVHCDLKPSNILLDNDMVAHVGDFGLARFLTQPRHPNQSSTIGIKGTVGYAAPGNNRVIPIYI